The genome window TTCAATACCTTTTTTTATTTCCACTCTATATTATTTTTAATTATAAAAAAAGGATTTAAATTAAACGAGTATACATTAATTATATATTTTTTTATCAATAAAATGGGTTTTAATTACTTTGAGTAAAGAAAGAATGCTTGAATATTCTTCAAGTTGTTCATTTATATTTTTTATCTCATTTAAAGCACTATTAAAATCTTTCTGTAATAAATAAGTTTCAGCGGCTTTATTTTGTTCTAGTGTTTTAAGTAAAATACTTTGTAAAAATCTATAATAATAGTCATCTAGTTTAGGTATATCAGACATAATAATAAATCATATAATTATTGAGATTTTAATTTATATATAAATTTTTTAATAATTCAATAATTTTTAACTAGACTTACATATACTTAAGTCTTTATCTACTATGTTGGAATCTATATTTAAACAGTCAAGGATTGAATGAAATACATAATCATGGCTAATTTCGGTATTAGCATAATTTTTAATTGAGTCTACCGATTCAGGATATTTTTCTTTAAAATCATCTGATACCCAAACTATAAGCGGCACTGTTATTTGTTCTGCAAGTAGTGGACCACCGTGACCGTAATAACCATTTTCTCCTAGCGATTCGCCGTGATCGGATACATATAATAAAAAGGCATTTTTATCTTTAAGCAAATCTATTAAATTAGATAAAAAAAAATCAGTGTATAAAATTGAATTATCATAACTGTTAACTAAAGCAAGCTTATCGCAATCACTTGCATCTCCCTTAACCTTAATAGGACAGGTAGGGGTAAAATACTCAAACTCTTTTGGATATCTCGCATTATAGTTCCAATGGCTGCCGGAAGTGTGAACTACTAAAAATTGTTTCTCTGAGTTTGTTATTATTTCTTTTATAAAAGGTAATATTTTTTCATCATGATCATTTAAAGAAAATAGAGCAGAGCCGCCCGGTACTATAGTAAAATTAACGTCATTATATATATTACTGAGGTCAAAATTTGCGAAACTCCTCATTAAAGTTTGAGTACCGATCCAGGTAGTATTAAAGCCAAGATTTGTTAAAATTGATAAAAAGCTGTTCTCTTGTCTAGTATTTTCAATTTGACTTGCAGGATAACGTGAAAGTAATGACGGTACAGAAAGATAGGTAAGATTAGAAGAGGATTTAGCTTTGAAAGAAGTTAGATTTTGAGCAGTTTTTAAGTAAGGAGTCGTATCTCTTTCATAACCGTTAATACCGAAATGATCAAATCTTGCCGATTCTCCTATAACTAAAACACCGATAATATCTTTATCTGACTTATCTATAAAGTTATATTGCTTACTAATATCTATACATGTATAATTTTTATCACCAAAATTTCCAGCAAAATTAAGGTAGCTATTATGTAAATACTGAATGGGAAAGTAATTTTTTAGTATCTTAAATGAAGGAGTAATAATATTATATACAAAAATAAGTAAGCAAGCGGCAGATAATAATTTTGTTACGAATGATTTAGAATTTTCGGCAGCAAACGATTTGAGAGTATAAAAACAGGTAAAAAGGCAAAAAATTATCCATATTACTAACTTAATGCTGATTAATTCATAAACTTCGTTTAAATCCGTTGAGAAAAAACTCCCTATTACTTGTTTAGTAGGATTGATTTTGAAGAAATAAATGTAATAACTAGCAATAGCGGATGTTATAAATAAAAACCCTACGCCGATTTTTAACACTAATTTATGTACGCTAAGACCAAAAAATGCTATAAAAGAAAATATATAAATATAACAAAAATCTTTTGATAGCTCTAATATCCCTCTAAAAATCGTTGCTTTATAATAATCAAATTTATAAATCAATATTGCGGTATTAAATAACAAACAATAAATAAAGGCTAAAATAGCCGATAATTTAATTAATTTCGTATCTAAATGTTTTTGAATAGTTTTTAGCATATATAAGTAATATAAGATAAATAGTAGAATTAATAACTACCATGATCATAAAAAATCTTCAAGAATTTTATCCGCTTTTAATACCAAATGCTCCGCTTATCGCTATTGATTACGGAAGCAAAAAATTAGGAATCGCATTATCTAATCAAGAACGTAGTATTGCTATGCCCTTAAACACTATAATTGAGATAAATAAAAAAATCGTTATTACTTCCTTGCTTAATATTATCGAAAAATATAAAGTTTGTGGTGTTGTAGTAGGTCTACCGATTGATATGAACGGAGCAGTAACGGAGCAAACAAATATAGTGATGAAATTTGCAGAAGAATTAACAAAATCTGTAAATTTGCCTATATATTTACAAGATGAAAGACTAACTACAAAAGCTGCAAATAATTTCCTTAAATCATTCAGCGTTAAAAGAAAAGACCGTAATAATAATGATGATGCCGTAGCTGCTAGTATGATTCTTGAAACAGTGCTTGATTCTATAAAAAATATTTAATTAGGAAAGAATTGAGGAGTTATTGCATGGGTCAATTTTTCGTCATTGTGAGAAGAATTACGTAGTAATTCAACGAAGCAATCTAGTAAAAAATTCTGTAAATCAGAATTTTTTTAATTATTTTTTACTTCCTTGCCACGTCGCTTCGCTCCTCGCAATGACGATTTGGCATCCACACAACAATCGTTGATAATTATACTCTGCTGCTTTCAAGAATTGCTCTTTGTTATCTTCATGGATTCACGTACTCACTTATTAAGTATAAGCTGCGTGCGTTCACCATTTGATAACAAATTCAATTCTTGAAATCATTTGAGTATATATATTCTTAGCTTTGAAAAAACCTTATTGTAAAGATATATTATTTATGATAGAAACGATTCGATAAAAATAAATAAAATATATCATGAAAATATTAATTCTAGGTGTTACCGGTATGCTGGGTAACAGCATGTTTAGGTTTTTAAGTCAGGATAGTAAGTTTGACGTTTATGCGACAGCCCGAAATAATTCCGCTCGTTCTTATTTTTCTAAGGATTTATCCGATAAATTAATTACAAATGTAGATGTTGAGAATCATGATTCATTAGTTGAGGTCTTCAATAAAATAAAACCCGATGCCGTCATAAATTGTATAGGGCTTGTGAAACAACTAGCTGATGCAAACGATCCGTTAAAAGCATTGCCAATAAATAGTTTGTTACCGCATAGGCTAGCTAATTTATGTAAATTAGCTAATTCAAGGTTAATCCATATTAGTACTGATTGTGTATTTTCAGGAAAAAAAGGTAATTATAAGGAAAGCGATTTTTCTGATTGCTATGATCTTTACGGTCGTTCTAAATTCCTTGGCGAAGTAGATTATCCGCATGCTATTACGCTGCGTACTTCTATTATAGGTCATGAGCTAGCAGGTAATAGAAGCTTAATCAATTGGTTTTTAAGTGCAGAAGGGCAGGTGAAAGGTTTTGAAAAAGCTATTTATTCAGGATTCCCGACAGTAGAGCTTGCAAGAATAATAAGGGATTTTGTATTACCGAATAAAGAACTGCATGGGCTTTATCATGTTGCATCAAAACCGATTAATAAGTTAGAATTGTTAAAATTAGTAGCGGAAATATATAATAAAGAAATCGATATTATTCCATCGGATGAGCTTGTGATAGATCGTTCTCTAGATGCTACTAGTTTTAACGAGGTAACGGGATATACGCCTCCTGAGTGGAAGGAGCTTGTAAAGCGTATGTGTGAGTTTAAGTAGGCTTGTGTCATACCGTGGCTTGACCACGGTATCCAGCTTAAAAATTATTGATATTAAAAGTTATTTTTTGGATACCGTGGACAAGCCACGGTATGACAGTTAACTTCAAAAATAGGTACTAAATAAATAATGTTTGTAGATAAAACTTTAATGATTACAGGAGGCACCGGTTCGTTTGGTAATGCGGTGCTTTCTCGTTTTCTTAAATCCGATATTATCAATGATATTAAGGAAATTAGAATTTTTAGTAGAGATGAAAAAAAGCAAGAGGATATGCGTATTGCTTTAAATAACTCAAAACTTAAATTCTATATCGGGGATGTACGTAATTATAAAAGTATTGATGAGGCAATGCATGGTGTAGATTATGTATTTCATGCCGCCGCTTTAAAGCAAGTTCCGACTTGTGAATTTTATCCTATGGAAGCAATCAATACTAACGTGTTAGGTGCTGAAAATGTTTTAAGTGCTGCTATTAATAACAAAGTTACAAAAGTTATTGTACTGAGTACCGATAAGGCTGTATATCCAATTAATGCAATGGGATTATCTAAAGCATTAATGGAAAAGTTAGCAATAGCAAAAGCACGTATGCGTTCTCCAGGTGAGACTGTGCTTTGCGTCACTAGATATGGTAACGTTATGGCATCTCGTGGTTCGGTAATTCCTCTTTTTATAAATCAAATAAAACAAGGTAAGGAATTAACCATTACAGAACCGTCAATGACACGTTTTTTAATGTCGCTTGTAGATTCCGTAGATTTAGTTTTATATGCGTTTGAGCATGGGCGTCAGGGTGATATCTTCGTAC of Rickettsia tillamookensis contains these proteins:
- a CDS encoding phosphoethanolamine transferase, translating into MLKTIQKHLDTKLIKLSAILAFIYCLLFNTAILIYKFDYYKATIFRGILELSKDFCYIYIFSFIAFFGLSVHKLVLKIGVGFLFITSAIASYYIYFFKINPTKQVIGSFFSTDLNEVYELISIKLVIWIIFCLFTCFYTLKSFAAENSKSFVTKLLSAACLLIFVYNIITPSFKILKNYFPIQYLHNSYLNFAGNFGDKNYTCIDISKQYNFIDKSDKDIIGVLVIGESARFDHFGINGYERDTTPYLKTAQNLTSFKAKSSSNLTYLSVPSLLSRYPASQIENTRQENSFLSILTNLGFNTTWIGTQTLMRSFANFDLSNIYNDVNFTIVPGGSALFSLNDHDEKILPFIKEIITNSEKQFLVVHTSGSHWNYNARYPKEFEYFTPTCPIKVKGDASDCDKLALVNSYDNSILYTDFFLSNLIDLLKDKNAFLLYVSDHGESLGENGYYGHGGPLLAEQITVPLIVWVSDDFKEKYPESVDSIKNYANTEISHDYVFHSILDCLNIDSNIVDKDLSICKSS
- the ruvX gene encoding Holliday junction resolvase RuvX; this translates as MIIKNLQEFYPLLIPNAPLIAIDYGSKKLGIALSNQERSIAMPLNTIIEINKKIVITSLLNIIEKYKVCGVVVGLPIDMNGAVTEQTNIVMKFAEELTKSVNLPIYLQDERLTTKAANNFLKSFSVKRKDRNNNDDAVAASMILETVLDSIKNI
- a CDS encoding dTDP-4-dehydrorhamnose reductase family protein; this encodes MKILILGVTGMLGNSMFRFLSQDSKFDVYATARNNSARSYFSKDLSDKLITNVDVENHDSLVEVFNKIKPDAVINCIGLVKQLADANDPLKALPINSLLPHRLANLCKLANSRLIHISTDCVFSGKKGNYKESDFSDCYDLYGRSKFLGEVDYPHAITLRTSIIGHELAGNRSLINWFLSAEGQVKGFEKAIYSGFPTVELARIIRDFVLPNKELHGLYHVASKPINKLELLKLVAEIYNKEIDIIPSDELVIDRSLDATSFNEVTGYTPPEWKELVKRMCEFK
- the capD gene encoding UDP-glucose 4-epimerase encodes the protein MFVDKTLMITGGTGSFGNAVLSRFLKSDIINDIKEIRIFSRDEKKQEDMRIALNNSKLKFYIGDVRNYKSIDEAMHGVDYVFHAAALKQVPTCEFYPMEAINTNVLGAENVLSAAINNKVTKVIVLSTDKAVYPINAMGLSKALMEKLAIAKARMRSPGETVLCVTRYGNVMASRGSVIPLFINQIKQGKELTITEPSMTRFLMSLVDSVDLVLYAFEHGRQGDIFVQKSPASTIEVLAKALQEIFDSKNEIRFIGTRHGEKHYESLVSSEEMAKAEDLRDYYRIPMDGRDLNYAKYFVEGEKKVALLEDYTSHNTKRLNLEEVKELLLTLDYVQEELKNA